A section of the Parasteatoda tepidariorum isolate YZ-2023 chromosome 6, CAS_Ptep_4.0, whole genome shotgun sequence genome encodes:
- the LOC107450982 gene encoding cuticle protein 63-like, with protein sequence MIAKVAFFLTALAAAHATALLAPAVYGHGLAIKAPAAPIITAPLLSKSVIHAPAAPLLHAPVAPLLHAPLVSKTVLSAPTYAVQKSVVTTHHAAPVAYAAPLPYAVAKTAPIAPVLTHTGLLGAAPLAYTGLLGHGLAYSGHPLAYGHGLYAPKLGYSKLLL encoded by the exons ATGATTGCTAAG GTTGCATTCTTCCTCACTGCTTTGGCAGCTGCTCATGCCACTGCACTCCTCGCTCCAGCTGTGTATGGACATGGACTTGCCATCAAAGCACCAGCAGCTCCCATCATCACTGCTCCCCTTCTTAGCAAATCTGTGATTCATGCTCCAGCAGCTCCTCTTCTTCACGCCCCTGTAGCACCACTCCTCCATGCTCCTCTAGTCTCCAAAACCGTTCTATCTGCACCAACATATGCTGTTCAAAAATCAGTGGTCACTACTCATCATGCTGCTCCAGTAGCTTATGCTGCTCCTCTTCCATATGCCGTTGCTAAGACCGCTCCAATCGCCCCTGTTCTAACCCACACTGGACTTCTTGGAGCAGCCCCATTGGCCTACACTGGACTTTTGGGACATGGACTCGCCTATTCTGGACATCCTCTTGCATATGGACATGGTCTTTATGCCCCTAAGCTTGGCTattctaaattacttttgtaa
- the LOC107450979 gene encoding RNA-binding protein cabeza isoform X4, translating into MADQQYSQYPAAGQTGYSYGSYGGDSSYPQSGYGSSTAANAYSGTSSTGWSGSSAPASSTNYGSYGGADQYGSSQQQYNYGQQQPSSYSAGTPQSQSAYSSSGYGSYGGSAPTGYGSQPPSGSVGSSAAPPAPGYGAGAPPSGVSSVPPIGGPPSQAPPGHMPPPPSGYGGPPPSGDYNRPPGGYGGSAPPGGPGSMSTSGDGYGGPPMGGYGGPGGGGRGGFQGGPGGYDRGGRGGGGGYGNKGPGGRGGFNKGEEIQDTVFVSGLPEAVNEDELSNYFGAIGVIKLDKKTGKQRIWIYKDKMTGKGKGEATITYDDPPTASSAINWFGGKDFQGKKINVQLAQRKTPYGGGPGGGGRGGGGGRGGGGGGGRGGGGGRGGGGRGGRDDGGRGGDRGGSGGSGREGDWKCMNPDCGNNNFSWRVECNRCHAPRPEGVGGGAPPDGGSRGPGGGRGGGMRGGRGGDRGGRGGRGGPPGGRGFGGGRGGPGRGGPMRGGPGGDRRQRPY; encoded by the exons ATGGCTGATCAAc aatATTCTCAGTACCCAGCTGCTGGGCAAACAGG ATATTCTTATGGAAGTTATGGTGGTGATTCTTCATACCCCCAGAGTGGTTATGGTAGCTCTACCGCAGCAAATGCATACAGT gGTACATCATCTACTGGTTGGAGTGGCTCTTCAGCACCAGCCAGCAGCACCAACTATGGCTCATATGGGGGAGCAGACCAATATGGATCAAGTCAACAGCAATATAATTATGGCCAACAACAACCATCTTCATATTCTGCTGGAA CTCCTCAAAGTCAATCTGCATATTCATCATCTGGTTATGGGTCTTACGGTGGTTCAGCTCCTACTGGATATGGTAGTCAACCACCAAGTGGTAGTGTAGGCTCTTCTGCAGCTCCTCCAGCTCCTGGGTATGGTGCTGGAGCTCCTCCTAGTGGTGTATCTTCAGTACCACCGATTGGCGGGCCGCCCTCTCAGGCTCCTCCTGGACATATGCCGCCCCCTCCTAGTGGCTATGGTGGTCCTCCTCCCAGTGGGGATTATAACCGACCTCCTGGAGGCTATGGTGGCTCTGCACCTCCCGGTGGCCCTGGTTCAATGAGTACTAGTGGTGATGGATATGGTGGTCCTCCTATGGGTGGTTATGGTGGCCCTGGTGGTGGGGGTAGAGGTGGATTTCAAG GAGGCCCTGGTGGTTATGATAGAGGAGGCCGTGGCGGAGGTGGAGGATATGG TAACAAAGGTCCTGGAGGTCGCGGAGGTTTCAACAAAG gAGAGGAAATACAAGACACAGTTTTTGTTTCTGGACTGCCTGAAGCTGTCAATGAGGATgagctttcaaattattttggagCCATAGGTGTTATTAAA TTAGATAAAAAGACTGGAAAACAAAGGATTTGGATCTATAAGGACAAAATGACCGGAAAAGGCAAAGGAGAGGCCACAATAACATATGATGATCCACCAACAGCTAGTTCAGCTATTAATTGGTTTGGAG GAAAAGACtttcaaggtaaaaaaataaatgtgcaaCTTGCACAGCGTAAAACTCCATATGGTGGTGGGCCTGGTGGAGGTGGCCGTGGAGGAGGAGGAGGTCGCGGTGGTGGTGGCGGCGGAGGTCGAGGAGGTGGTGGTGGACGCGGTGGCGGAGGCCGTGGTGGACGTGATGATGGTGGTCGAGGAGGAGATAGGGGTGGCTCTGGTGGTTCTGGCAGAGAAGGAGACTGGAAATGCATGAATCC tgattGTGGTAACAACAATTTCTCTTGGAGAGTAGAGTGCAATCGTTGCCATGCTCCACGTCCTGAAGGTGTTGGAGGTGGTGCTCCACCTGATGGTGGATCAAGAGGACCTGGTGGTGGACGTGGCGGCGGAATGCGTGGAGGCCGTGGTGGTGATCGAGGTGGGCGGGGAGGAAGAGGCGGACCTCCTGGTGGAAGAGGTTTTGGTGGAGGACGAGGAGGCCCTGGTCGTGGTGGCCCAATGAGAGGTGGTCCCGG tgGTGATCGAAGACAAAGACCATATTAA
- the LOC107450979 gene encoding RNA-binding protein cabeza isoform X1, producing the protein MADQQYSQYPAAGQTGYSYGSYGGDSSYPQSGYGSSTAANAYSGTSSTGWSGSSAPASSTNYGSYGGADQYGSSQQQYNYGQQQPSSYSAGSYSASAPQSQSAYSSSGYGSYGGSAPTGYGSQPPSGSVGSSAAPPAPGYGAGAPPSGVSSVPPIGGPPSQAPPGHMPPPPSGYGGPPPSGDYNRPPGGYGGSAPPGGPGSMSTSGDGYGGPPMGGYGGPGGGGRGGFQGGPGGYDRGGRGGGGGYGNKGPGGRGGFNKGGRGGFSYNGGGGSNYGGEEIQDTVFVSGLPEAVNEDELSNYFGAIGVIKLDKKTGKQRIWIYKDKMTGKGKGEATITYDDPPTASSAINWFGGKDFQGKKINVQLAQRKTPYGGGPGGGGRGGGGGRGGGGGGGRGGGGGRGGGGRGGRDDGGRGGDRGGSGGSGREGDWKCMNPDCGNNNFSWRVECNRCHAPRPEGVGGGAPPDGGSRGPGGGRGGGMRGGRGGDRGGRGGRGGPPGGRGFGGGRGGPGRGGPMRGGPGGDRRQRPY; encoded by the exons ATGGCTGATCAAc aatATTCTCAGTACCCAGCTGCTGGGCAAACAGG ATATTCTTATGGAAGTTATGGTGGTGATTCTTCATACCCCCAGAGTGGTTATGGTAGCTCTACCGCAGCAAATGCATACAGT gGTACATCATCTACTGGTTGGAGTGGCTCTTCAGCACCAGCCAGCAGCACCAACTATGGCTCATATGGGGGAGCAGACCAATATGGATCAAGTCAACAGCAATATAATTATGGCCAACAACAACCATCTTCATATTCTGCTGGAA GTTATTCTGCTTCAGCTCCTCAAAGTCAATCTGCATATTCATCATCTGGTTATGGGTCTTACGGTGGTTCAGCTCCTACTGGATATGGTAGTCAACCACCAAGTGGTAGTGTAGGCTCTTCTGCAGCTCCTCCAGCTCCTGGGTATGGTGCTGGAGCTCCTCCTAGTGGTGTATCTTCAGTACCACCGATTGGCGGGCCGCCCTCTCAGGCTCCTCCTGGACATATGCCGCCCCCTCCTAGTGGCTATGGTGGTCCTCCTCCCAGTGGGGATTATAACCGACCTCCTGGAGGCTATGGTGGCTCTGCACCTCCCGGTGGCCCTGGTTCAATGAGTACTAGTGGTGATGGATATGGTGGTCCTCCTATGGGTGGTTATGGTGGCCCTGGTGGTGGGGGTAGAGGTGGATTTCAAG GAGGCCCTGGTGGTTATGATAGAGGAGGCCGTGGCGGAGGTGGAGGATATGG TAACAAAGGTCCTGGAGGTCGCGGAGGTTTCAACAAAG gTGGTAGAGGTGGCTTTTCTTACAATGGCGGTGGTGGATCAAACTATGGAG gAGAGGAAATACAAGACACAGTTTTTGTTTCTGGACTGCCTGAAGCTGTCAATGAGGATgagctttcaaattattttggagCCATAGGTGTTATTAAA TTAGATAAAAAGACTGGAAAACAAAGGATTTGGATCTATAAGGACAAAATGACCGGAAAAGGCAAAGGAGAGGCCACAATAACATATGATGATCCACCAACAGCTAGTTCAGCTATTAATTGGTTTGGAG GAAAAGACtttcaaggtaaaaaaataaatgtgcaaCTTGCACAGCGTAAAACTCCATATGGTGGTGGGCCTGGTGGAGGTGGCCGTGGAGGAGGAGGAGGTCGCGGTGGTGGTGGCGGCGGAGGTCGAGGAGGTGGTGGTGGACGCGGTGGCGGAGGCCGTGGTGGACGTGATGATGGTGGTCGAGGAGGAGATAGGGGTGGCTCTGGTGGTTCTGGCAGAGAAGGAGACTGGAAATGCATGAATCC tgattGTGGTAACAACAATTTCTCTTGGAGAGTAGAGTGCAATCGTTGCCATGCTCCACGTCCTGAAGGTGTTGGAGGTGGTGCTCCACCTGATGGTGGATCAAGAGGACCTGGTGGTGGACGTGGCGGCGGAATGCGTGGAGGCCGTGGTGGTGATCGAGGTGGGCGGGGAGGAAGAGGCGGACCTCCTGGTGGAAGAGGTTTTGGTGGAGGACGAGGAGGCCCTGGTCGTGGTGGCCCAATGAGAGGTGGTCCCGG tgGTGATCGAAGACAAAGACCATATTAA
- the LOC107450979 gene encoding RNA-binding protein cabeza isoform X2, producing the protein MADQQYSQYPAAGQTGYSYGSYGGDSSYPQSGYGSSTAANAYSGTSSTGWSGSSAPASSTNYGSYGGADQYGSSQQQYNYGQQQPSSYSAGTPQSQSAYSSSGYGSYGGSAPTGYGSQPPSGSVGSSAAPPAPGYGAGAPPSGVSSVPPIGGPPSQAPPGHMPPPPSGYGGPPPSGDYNRPPGGYGGSAPPGGPGSMSTSGDGYGGPPMGGYGGPGGGGRGGFQGGPGGYDRGGRGGGGGYGNKGPGGRGGFNKGGRGGFSYNGGGGSNYGGEEIQDTVFVSGLPEAVNEDELSNYFGAIGVIKLDKKTGKQRIWIYKDKMTGKGKGEATITYDDPPTASSAINWFGGKDFQGKKINVQLAQRKTPYGGGPGGGGRGGGGGRGGGGGGGRGGGGGRGGGGRGGRDDGGRGGDRGGSGGSGREGDWKCMNPDCGNNNFSWRVECNRCHAPRPEGVGGGAPPDGGSRGPGGGRGGGMRGGRGGDRGGRGGRGGPPGGRGFGGGRGGPGRGGPMRGGPGGDRRQRPY; encoded by the exons ATGGCTGATCAAc aatATTCTCAGTACCCAGCTGCTGGGCAAACAGG ATATTCTTATGGAAGTTATGGTGGTGATTCTTCATACCCCCAGAGTGGTTATGGTAGCTCTACCGCAGCAAATGCATACAGT gGTACATCATCTACTGGTTGGAGTGGCTCTTCAGCACCAGCCAGCAGCACCAACTATGGCTCATATGGGGGAGCAGACCAATATGGATCAAGTCAACAGCAATATAATTATGGCCAACAACAACCATCTTCATATTCTGCTGGAA CTCCTCAAAGTCAATCTGCATATTCATCATCTGGTTATGGGTCTTACGGTGGTTCAGCTCCTACTGGATATGGTAGTCAACCACCAAGTGGTAGTGTAGGCTCTTCTGCAGCTCCTCCAGCTCCTGGGTATGGTGCTGGAGCTCCTCCTAGTGGTGTATCTTCAGTACCACCGATTGGCGGGCCGCCCTCTCAGGCTCCTCCTGGACATATGCCGCCCCCTCCTAGTGGCTATGGTGGTCCTCCTCCCAGTGGGGATTATAACCGACCTCCTGGAGGCTATGGTGGCTCTGCACCTCCCGGTGGCCCTGGTTCAATGAGTACTAGTGGTGATGGATATGGTGGTCCTCCTATGGGTGGTTATGGTGGCCCTGGTGGTGGGGGTAGAGGTGGATTTCAAG GAGGCCCTGGTGGTTATGATAGAGGAGGCCGTGGCGGAGGTGGAGGATATGG TAACAAAGGTCCTGGAGGTCGCGGAGGTTTCAACAAAG gTGGTAGAGGTGGCTTTTCTTACAATGGCGGTGGTGGATCAAACTATGGAG gAGAGGAAATACAAGACACAGTTTTTGTTTCTGGACTGCCTGAAGCTGTCAATGAGGATgagctttcaaattattttggagCCATAGGTGTTATTAAA TTAGATAAAAAGACTGGAAAACAAAGGATTTGGATCTATAAGGACAAAATGACCGGAAAAGGCAAAGGAGAGGCCACAATAACATATGATGATCCACCAACAGCTAGTTCAGCTATTAATTGGTTTGGAG GAAAAGACtttcaaggtaaaaaaataaatgtgcaaCTTGCACAGCGTAAAACTCCATATGGTGGTGGGCCTGGTGGAGGTGGCCGTGGAGGAGGAGGAGGTCGCGGTGGTGGTGGCGGCGGAGGTCGAGGAGGTGGTGGTGGACGCGGTGGCGGAGGCCGTGGTGGACGTGATGATGGTGGTCGAGGAGGAGATAGGGGTGGCTCTGGTGGTTCTGGCAGAGAAGGAGACTGGAAATGCATGAATCC tgattGTGGTAACAACAATTTCTCTTGGAGAGTAGAGTGCAATCGTTGCCATGCTCCACGTCCTGAAGGTGTTGGAGGTGGTGCTCCACCTGATGGTGGATCAAGAGGACCTGGTGGTGGACGTGGCGGCGGAATGCGTGGAGGCCGTGGTGGTGATCGAGGTGGGCGGGGAGGAAGAGGCGGACCTCCTGGTGGAAGAGGTTTTGGTGGAGGACGAGGAGGCCCTGGTCGTGGTGGCCCAATGAGAGGTGGTCCCGG tgGTGATCGAAGACAAAGACCATATTAA
- the LOC107450979 gene encoding RNA-binding protein FUS isoform X6 — MADQQYSQYPAAGQTGYSYGSYGGDSSYPQSGYGSSTAANAYSGTSSTGWSGSSAPASSTNYGSYGGADQYGSSQQQYNYGQQQPSSYSAGTPQSQSAYSSSGYGSYGGSAPTGYGSQPPSGSVGSSAAPPAPGYGAGAPPSGVSSVPPIGGPPSQAPPGHMPPPPSGYGGPPPSGDYNRPPGGYGGSAPPGGPGSMSTSGDGYGGPPMGGYGGPGGGGRGGFQGGPGGYDRGGRGGGGGYGNKGPGGRGGFNKGKDFQGKKINVQLAQRKTPYGGGPGGGGRGGGGGRGGGGGGGRGGGGGRGGGGRGGRDDGGRGGDRGGSGGSGREGDWKCMNPDCGNNNFSWRVECNRCHAPRPEGVGGGAPPDGGSRGPGGGRGGGMRGGRGGDRGGRGGRGGPPGGRGFGGGRGGPGRGGPMRGGPGGDRRQRPY, encoded by the exons ATGGCTGATCAAc aatATTCTCAGTACCCAGCTGCTGGGCAAACAGG ATATTCTTATGGAAGTTATGGTGGTGATTCTTCATACCCCCAGAGTGGTTATGGTAGCTCTACCGCAGCAAATGCATACAGT gGTACATCATCTACTGGTTGGAGTGGCTCTTCAGCACCAGCCAGCAGCACCAACTATGGCTCATATGGGGGAGCAGACCAATATGGATCAAGTCAACAGCAATATAATTATGGCCAACAACAACCATCTTCATATTCTGCTGGAA CTCCTCAAAGTCAATCTGCATATTCATCATCTGGTTATGGGTCTTACGGTGGTTCAGCTCCTACTGGATATGGTAGTCAACCACCAAGTGGTAGTGTAGGCTCTTCTGCAGCTCCTCCAGCTCCTGGGTATGGTGCTGGAGCTCCTCCTAGTGGTGTATCTTCAGTACCACCGATTGGCGGGCCGCCCTCTCAGGCTCCTCCTGGACATATGCCGCCCCCTCCTAGTGGCTATGGTGGTCCTCCTCCCAGTGGGGATTATAACCGACCTCCTGGAGGCTATGGTGGCTCTGCACCTCCCGGTGGCCCTGGTTCAATGAGTACTAGTGGTGATGGATATGGTGGTCCTCCTATGGGTGGTTATGGTGGCCCTGGTGGTGGGGGTAGAGGTGGATTTCAAG GAGGCCCTGGTGGTTATGATAGAGGAGGCCGTGGCGGAGGTGGAGGATATGG TAACAAAGGTCCTGGAGGTCGCGGAGGTTTCAACAAAG GAAAAGACtttcaaggtaaaaaaataaatgtgcaaCTTGCACAGCGTAAAACTCCATATGGTGGTGGGCCTGGTGGAGGTGGCCGTGGAGGAGGAGGAGGTCGCGGTGGTGGTGGCGGCGGAGGTCGAGGAGGTGGTGGTGGACGCGGTGGCGGAGGCCGTGGTGGACGTGATGATGGTGGTCGAGGAGGAGATAGGGGTGGCTCTGGTGGTTCTGGCAGAGAAGGAGACTGGAAATGCATGAATCC tgattGTGGTAACAACAATTTCTCTTGGAGAGTAGAGTGCAATCGTTGCCATGCTCCACGTCCTGAAGGTGTTGGAGGTGGTGCTCCACCTGATGGTGGATCAAGAGGACCTGGTGGTGGACGTGGCGGCGGAATGCGTGGAGGCCGTGGTGGTGATCGAGGTGGGCGGGGAGGAAGAGGCGGACCTCCTGGTGGAAGAGGTTTTGGTGGAGGACGAGGAGGCCCTGGTCGTGGTGGCCCAATGAGAGGTGGTCCCGG tgGTGATCGAAGACAAAGACCATATTAA
- the LOC107450979 gene encoding RNA-binding protein FUS isoform X5, with protein MADQQYSQYPAAGQTGYSYGSYGGDSSYPQSGYGSSTAANAYSGTSSTGWSGSSAPASSTNYGSYGGADQYGSSQQQYNYGQQQPSSYSAGSYSASAPQSQSAYSSSGYGSYGGSAPTGYGSQPPSGSVGSSAAPPAPGYGAGAPPSGVSSVPPIGGPPSQAPPGHMPPPPSGYGGPPPSGDYNRPPGGYGGSAPPGGPGSMSTSGDGYGGPPMGGYGGPGGGGRGGFQGGPGGYDRGGRGGGGGYGNKGPGGRGGFNKGKDFQGKKINVQLAQRKTPYGGGPGGGGRGGGGGRGGGGGGGRGGGGGRGGGGRGGRDDGGRGGDRGGSGGSGREGDWKCMNPDCGNNNFSWRVECNRCHAPRPEGVGGGAPPDGGSRGPGGGRGGGMRGGRGGDRGGRGGRGGPPGGRGFGGGRGGPGRGGPMRGGPGGDRRQRPY; from the exons ATGGCTGATCAAc aatATTCTCAGTACCCAGCTGCTGGGCAAACAGG ATATTCTTATGGAAGTTATGGTGGTGATTCTTCATACCCCCAGAGTGGTTATGGTAGCTCTACCGCAGCAAATGCATACAGT gGTACATCATCTACTGGTTGGAGTGGCTCTTCAGCACCAGCCAGCAGCACCAACTATGGCTCATATGGGGGAGCAGACCAATATGGATCAAGTCAACAGCAATATAATTATGGCCAACAACAACCATCTTCATATTCTGCTGGAA GTTATTCTGCTTCAGCTCCTCAAAGTCAATCTGCATATTCATCATCTGGTTATGGGTCTTACGGTGGTTCAGCTCCTACTGGATATGGTAGTCAACCACCAAGTGGTAGTGTAGGCTCTTCTGCAGCTCCTCCAGCTCCTGGGTATGGTGCTGGAGCTCCTCCTAGTGGTGTATCTTCAGTACCACCGATTGGCGGGCCGCCCTCTCAGGCTCCTCCTGGACATATGCCGCCCCCTCCTAGTGGCTATGGTGGTCCTCCTCCCAGTGGGGATTATAACCGACCTCCTGGAGGCTATGGTGGCTCTGCACCTCCCGGTGGCCCTGGTTCAATGAGTACTAGTGGTGATGGATATGGTGGTCCTCCTATGGGTGGTTATGGTGGCCCTGGTGGTGGGGGTAGAGGTGGATTTCAAG GAGGCCCTGGTGGTTATGATAGAGGAGGCCGTGGCGGAGGTGGAGGATATGG TAACAAAGGTCCTGGAGGTCGCGGAGGTTTCAACAAAG GAAAAGACtttcaaggtaaaaaaataaatgtgcaaCTTGCACAGCGTAAAACTCCATATGGTGGTGGGCCTGGTGGAGGTGGCCGTGGAGGAGGAGGAGGTCGCGGTGGTGGTGGCGGCGGAGGTCGAGGAGGTGGTGGTGGACGCGGTGGCGGAGGCCGTGGTGGACGTGATGATGGTGGTCGAGGAGGAGATAGGGGTGGCTCTGGTGGTTCTGGCAGAGAAGGAGACTGGAAATGCATGAATCC tgattGTGGTAACAACAATTTCTCTTGGAGAGTAGAGTGCAATCGTTGCCATGCTCCACGTCCTGAAGGTGTTGGAGGTGGTGCTCCACCTGATGGTGGATCAAGAGGACCTGGTGGTGGACGTGGCGGCGGAATGCGTGGAGGCCGTGGTGGTGATCGAGGTGGGCGGGGAGGAAGAGGCGGACCTCCTGGTGGAAGAGGTTTTGGTGGAGGACGAGGAGGCCCTGGTCGTGGTGGCCCAATGAGAGGTGGTCCCGG tgGTGATCGAAGACAAAGACCATATTAA
- the LOC107450979 gene encoding RNA-binding protein cabeza isoform X3 has translation MADQQYSQYPAAGQTGYSYGSYGGDSSYPQSGYGSSTAANAYSGTSSTGWSGSSAPASSTNYGSYGGADQYGSSQQQYNYGQQQPSSYSAGSYSASAPQSQSAYSSSGYGSYGGSAPTGYGSQPPSGSVGSSAAPPAPGYGAGAPPSGVSSVPPIGGPPSQAPPGHMPPPPSGYGGPPPSGDYNRPPGGYGGSAPPGGPGSMSTSGDGYGGPPMGGYGGPGGGGRGGFQGGPGGYDRGGRGGGGGYGNKGPGGRGGFNKGEEIQDTVFVSGLPEAVNEDELSNYFGAIGVIKLDKKTGKQRIWIYKDKMTGKGKGEATITYDDPPTASSAINWFGGKDFQGKKINVQLAQRKTPYGGGPGGGGRGGGGGRGGGGGGGRGGGGGRGGGGRGGRDDGGRGGDRGGSGGSGREGDWKCMNPDCGNNNFSWRVECNRCHAPRPEGVGGGAPPDGGSRGPGGGRGGGMRGGRGGDRGGRGGRGGPPGGRGFGGGRGGPGRGGPMRGGPGGDRRQRPY, from the exons ATGGCTGATCAAc aatATTCTCAGTACCCAGCTGCTGGGCAAACAGG ATATTCTTATGGAAGTTATGGTGGTGATTCTTCATACCCCCAGAGTGGTTATGGTAGCTCTACCGCAGCAAATGCATACAGT gGTACATCATCTACTGGTTGGAGTGGCTCTTCAGCACCAGCCAGCAGCACCAACTATGGCTCATATGGGGGAGCAGACCAATATGGATCAAGTCAACAGCAATATAATTATGGCCAACAACAACCATCTTCATATTCTGCTGGAA GTTATTCTGCTTCAGCTCCTCAAAGTCAATCTGCATATTCATCATCTGGTTATGGGTCTTACGGTGGTTCAGCTCCTACTGGATATGGTAGTCAACCACCAAGTGGTAGTGTAGGCTCTTCTGCAGCTCCTCCAGCTCCTGGGTATGGTGCTGGAGCTCCTCCTAGTGGTGTATCTTCAGTACCACCGATTGGCGGGCCGCCCTCTCAGGCTCCTCCTGGACATATGCCGCCCCCTCCTAGTGGCTATGGTGGTCCTCCTCCCAGTGGGGATTATAACCGACCTCCTGGAGGCTATGGTGGCTCTGCACCTCCCGGTGGCCCTGGTTCAATGAGTACTAGTGGTGATGGATATGGTGGTCCTCCTATGGGTGGTTATGGTGGCCCTGGTGGTGGGGGTAGAGGTGGATTTCAAG GAGGCCCTGGTGGTTATGATAGAGGAGGCCGTGGCGGAGGTGGAGGATATGG TAACAAAGGTCCTGGAGGTCGCGGAGGTTTCAACAAAG gAGAGGAAATACAAGACACAGTTTTTGTTTCTGGACTGCCTGAAGCTGTCAATGAGGATgagctttcaaattattttggagCCATAGGTGTTATTAAA TTAGATAAAAAGACTGGAAAACAAAGGATTTGGATCTATAAGGACAAAATGACCGGAAAAGGCAAAGGAGAGGCCACAATAACATATGATGATCCACCAACAGCTAGTTCAGCTATTAATTGGTTTGGAG GAAAAGACtttcaaggtaaaaaaataaatgtgcaaCTTGCACAGCGTAAAACTCCATATGGTGGTGGGCCTGGTGGAGGTGGCCGTGGAGGAGGAGGAGGTCGCGGTGGTGGTGGCGGCGGAGGTCGAGGAGGTGGTGGTGGACGCGGTGGCGGAGGCCGTGGTGGACGTGATGATGGTGGTCGAGGAGGAGATAGGGGTGGCTCTGGTGGTTCTGGCAGAGAAGGAGACTGGAAATGCATGAATCC tgattGTGGTAACAACAATTTCTCTTGGAGAGTAGAGTGCAATCGTTGCCATGCTCCACGTCCTGAAGGTGTTGGAGGTGGTGCTCCACCTGATGGTGGATCAAGAGGACCTGGTGGTGGACGTGGCGGCGGAATGCGTGGAGGCCGTGGTGGTGATCGAGGTGGGCGGGGAGGAAGAGGCGGACCTCCTGGTGGAAGAGGTTTTGGTGGAGGACGAGGAGGCCCTGGTCGTGGTGGCCCAATGAGAGGTGGTCCCGG tgGTGATCGAAGACAAAGACCATATTAA